The genome window TGAGGATCTGCACTGTGTCGCCGCTGATGACGCCGATCTCCACGCTGCGCGCCTGGGCCACGCCGTCCTTTTCCACGAACAGGATGCGTTCGCCGCCCCTGTCCTGCAGGGCGAAGAGCGGGGCCGTGACGGCAGCTTCGATGTTGCGGCGCTGGAAGGTGGCGCGGGCCAGCATGCCCGGGCGGATGCGACAGTCCTGATTCTGGACCACCACGCGGGTCTTGAAGGTGTTGGTGGCCGAGTCGGCCTTGTAGGCCACGAAGTCCACGACTCCCTGCCAGGCGCCGTCGCTCCAGGCGTCGATGGTCACGGACACGGGATCGCCCTTCTTGAGGTAGCGCACGTCCATTTCCGGCGCGTCCACGTTGATGCGGATGGTCTTGACGTCAACGAGCTCCACTACCTTGTCCCCGGCGCTCACGTATTCGCCCGGGTCCACGGCGAGGTCGTTGATGATTCCGTCCACGGGCGCGATGATCTGGCCCTGGCGGAAGTTGACCTCGGCCTCGCGCAGGTTGTTTTCCGCAACCTTGAGCTCGGTTTCGGCCTTGTCCAGTTCCTCCATGGAGACCACCTTGCTCTTGCGCAGCCGGGCCTTGCGGTCGGCCTGCTTCCGGGCCAGCTCGTAGTTGGCGCGGGTGCGGTTCAGCGCCGCCTGGAGCGCGGAAAGGTCGATGGTGGCGATGACGTCGCCCGCCTTGACCTCGTCGCCTTCCCTGAAGTTGGCGGTTTCCACGCGGCCGCCGCGTTCGGCGGACATGGTCAGGTCGTGGTAGGCCTCGGTCTGGCCGGGCAGGACCAGTTCGTCGCGGATGGCCCTGGGTTCCACCTTCTGGATGGTGACCTTGACCGTTTCCACGGCGCGGGGCTCGTTGGCCTTGGACGGGGATTCCCCGCCGCCCAGGGCCACCACGCCCACAAGCACCGCCAGGGCGGCGATGCCTGCGAACAGGTATCGTTTCTTCTTGAATGTATGGATGGAAAGTCTCTTGTGCAGAGAATGCATTGCGAAAGGCTCCTGTATGGTATCGCCGGGACGCTGTGATGCGTCCCGTTCAAATCGTTGCGTTGAAGATTGCGCCGGTCCCCTGTTTTCCCGGTCCGCGTCGGTCGCCTCAACGCACGATTCGACGCGATGCTAGGAGTCCCGGATTGCCTTGAGCCCGCCGATGGTGAACTTGACCATGTGGTCGGCGAACCGTTCCAGGTCTTCCTGGACCCGGGCCCGGGGCGGGGAGAGCCGGTCCGTGAGCGGGGTCATGACCAGGGGGTCGAGCAGCTGCCCCCAGATGCTCAGGGCGCAGTCCTGCACCACCTGCTCCACCGGGGCCACTTCGAGCATTTCCGCCACAATGCCGCGAAGCTCCTCCACGGCCGCCTGGACGTATTGCTCCACCAGCAGGTTCAGGTTTTCGCTGGGGTTGGCCACTTCCATGAGAAAGATGGACCAGTGGTCCGAAGCCAGACCCGTTGTCCCGTCCAGGACGTATATGTCGTGCAGCTTGCGGCGGATGTAGGCCTCGAGCCTTTGCTCGGGCGAGGCGTCGCCGTTGTATTCCCGCTGCCGGAAAAGCTCTGTCCGCCGGCCGATGACATGTTCCAGCACTGCGGTGTACAGGGTGTTCTTTCCGCCGAAATGGTAGTTGACCGCCGCCACATTGGCATTGGCAAGCTGGCAGATTTCGCGCACAGTGGCGGAGGCGAACCCCTTGGCTGCGAAAACCTTGACCGCGGCTTCCAGCAGTGCGGTCTTGGTATCCATGTCGTTTCT of Salidesulfovibrio onnuriiensis contains these proteins:
- a CDS encoding efflux RND transporter periplasmic adaptor subunit, whose amino-acid sequence is MHSLHKRLSIHTFKKKRYLFAGIAALAVLVGVVALGGGESPSKANEPRAVETVKVTIQKVEPRAIRDELVLPGQTEAYHDLTMSAERGGRVETANFREGDEVKAGDVIATIDLSALQAALNRTRANYELARKQADRKARLRKSKVVSMEELDKAETELKVAENNLREAEVNFRQGQIIAPVDGIINDLAVDPGEYVSAGDKVVELVDVKTIRINVDAPEMDVRYLKKGDPVSVTIDAWSDGAWQGVVDFVAYKADSATNTFKTRVVVQNQDCRIRPGMLARATFQRRNIEAAVTAPLFALQDRGGERILFVEKDGVAQARSVEIGVISGDTVQILSGLESGENLIVTGQTDIEDGTRVTVQ
- a CDS encoding TetR/AcrR family transcriptional regulator — its product is MSRNDMDTKTALLEAAVKVFAAKGFASATVREICQLANANVAAVNYHFGGKNTLYTAVLEHVIGRRTELFRQREYNGDASPEQRLEAYIRRKLHDIYVLDGTTGLASDHWSIFLMEVANPSENLNLLVEQYVQAAVEELRGIVAEMLEVAPVEQVVQDCALSIWGQLLDPLVMTPLTDRLSPPRARVQEDLERFADHMVKFTIGGLKAIRDS